A genome region from Littorina saxatilis isolate snail1 linkage group LG16, US_GU_Lsax_2.0, whole genome shotgun sequence includes the following:
- the LOC138950999 gene encoding uncharacterized protein KIAA1958 homolog gives MDGDFDLISDFFLEDFNEEDEHLMAAAPQKRRFEKVTDDDVNALITDTENANTKRKTEHVIRLISDFILQTEEFAKQMRSADIAKIEDPKLVANILVKFLTTVKREDGDEYEPGTIRGFLSAVDRHMAANGKGKIFSSNDTLFENVRAVAKSKQKKLKSAGKGNLPQRACALTDEEVETLWDSGQLGVSTPRAIINTLWWLNCLHFGMRARTEHRQMCWSDVTVQMDSSGHRFLEFNERTTKTRTGVSRQDVRAKPRAYEDVENPERCPVKIFEKYASLRPAETCGSNYPFYLTCVHDPKPGKQWFRAMPMGVNTIGSLMKEMAAASEISSTTSKRISGTSARKTLLQKLNDSGVPPTHIMEKSGHKNIQSVLSYAKMSDNQQLQVSRILSTTRTCTVSKLGAMTSTTDDADSSASASGGNTLRQPAVTFDAPIHGGVFNFNFTMPQ, from the coding sequence ATGGACggcgattttgatttgataaGCGACTTTTTCTTAGAAGACTTCAATGAAGAGGACGAACATTTAATGGCCGCTGCGCCCCAAAAAAGGAGATTCGAGAAAGTGACTGATGACGATGTGAACGCTCTCATCACCGATACAGAAAACGCCAACaccaaaagaaaaactgaaCATGTGATACGGCTGATTTCAGATTTCATTCTTCAAACCGAAGAGTTTGCAAAACAGATGAGATCAGCTGATATAGCGAAAATTGAGGATCCAAAACTTGTTGCAAACATTCTTGTCAAGTTTCTTACAACGGTGAAACGCGAAGATGGAGATGAATATGAACCAGGTACGATTCGAGGATTTCTGTCCGCCGTCGATCGGCACATGGCAGCGAACGGAAAAGGCAAGATTTTTTCCAGCAATGATACGCTGTTTGAAAACGTTCGAGCAGttgcaaaaagcaaacaaaaaaagctgAAATCAGCAGGGAAAGGAAACTTACCTCAAAGAGCGTGTGCACTAACGGACGAAGAGGTGGAAACACTGTGGGACTCTGGTCAGTTGGGAGTGTCCACACCAAGAGCCATAATCAACACCCTGTGGTGGTTGAACTGCCTCCACTTTGGAATGCGGGCAAGAACCGAACATCGCCAGATGTGCTGGTCCGACGTAACTGTTCAGATGGACAGCAGTGGCCACCGCTTCTTGGAATTCAACGAGCGAACCACGAAAACAAGAACAGGGGTCTCCAGGCAGGATGTCAGGGCAAAACCGCGAGCGTATGAAGATGTTGAAAACCCTGAGCGGTGCCCTGTGAAGATCTTCGAGAAATATGCCTCTCTTCGCCCTGCAGAAACATGCGGCTCCAACTATCCGTTCTACCTCACATGCGTCCATGATCCGAAACCAGGCAAACAATGGTTTCGTGCAATGCCGATGGGAGTGAACACAATCGGCAGTTTGATGAAAGAAATGGCGGCCGCGTCCGAGATATCTTCCACCACAAGTAAACGAATCTCGGGTACCTCGGCGAGGAAGACGCTGCTACAGAAGCTCAATGATTCTGGAGTTCCCCCAACCCATATAATGGAGAAATCAGGACATAAAAACATTCAGTCTGTACTCAGTTACGCGAAAATGTCCGACAACCAGCAACTGCAAGTTTCCCGAATTCTGTCAACCACGCGCACTTGCACAGTCTCAAAGTTGGGAGCTATGACGTCAACTACTGATGACGCAGATTCCAGTGCCTCGGCCTCAGGCGGAAACACACTCCGCCAGCCAGCAGTGACCTTTGATGCGCCCATTCATGGAGGAGTTTTCAATTTCAATTTCACAATGCCGCAATGa